The following DNA comes from Halobacillus litoralis.
TTGTCATCAGTATCGTAGCCCAATGCTGAGATATAGTTACTCAGTGCATCAATCCATACATAAATGACGTGCTTTTCATTCCCTGGAACCCCAACGCCCCAGTCGAACGTCGTACGAGATACAGCAAGATCTTCTAAGCCAGGCTTTATGAAATTGTTGATCATTTCATTCTTACGGCTTTCCGGTTGAATGAACGTAGGATTCTTTTCATAGAATTCAAGCAGCTGGTCGACATAGTTGCTCATTTTGAAGAAATAAGACTCTTCTTTAACCTTCTCCACTTCACCGCCGCAATCCGGACAATGTCCATCCTCTAATTGCCGTTCTGTAAAGAATGATTCACATGGCGTACAATACCATCCTTCATATTGATCTAAGTAGATGTCGCCTTTCTTCATCAAGTAATCAAAGATTTTTTCGACAACTTTCTTGTGACGATCTTGTGTGGTACGGATGAAATCATCATAGGAAATGTCTAATTTATCCCATAGCTGCTTAATACCGCTCACAATATCGTCGACATATTCTTGTGGAGGCACGCCCTTTTCTTCCGCTTTCCGCTGGATCTTCTGGCCATGTTCATCTGTTCCTGTAAGGTACATGACTTCATATCCTCTTAATCGTTTGTAGCGGGCCATTGCATCCCCCGCTACAGTCGTATAAGCATGTCCAATATGCAAATTACCGCTAGGGTAGTAAATAGGTGTCGTAATATAAAACGTCTTATTTTCCTCTGGCATACTGTTCCCTCCTCAAATCTTTAATCCATTACCAATAAGGTCATGGTATCATTCTATCGATTTATCTTCTTTATTTCCATTCCTAACATTAAAATATACCGAATTTTAAGTAATACTGTCAAAAGAAGTGGATATTTACATTTCACATATGTAAATACTTTGGTAAAATATAATGTATAATACCCAATTGGTTAAACCAACCAATTATGGGACAGATAGAGATAGGAAGTATAGGTATAGGCCTGAAATAAATGCTCATTTCCAGCATTCCACATACCTTACCTGGTATAACTTACTGGAAATCCTTTCCCTACTATTAGGAATTGACACGTCTGGGAATGGTTGGTACTATAATGTCGAGACATATGTCGAATCATGACGATAATACTTTTGATTGAGGGGAGACAAAAAAATGAAATCTACAGGTATCGTACGAAAAGTCGATGAGCTTGGTCGGGTAGTTATCCCGATTGAACTGCGTCGCACATTGGGAATTAATGAGAAAGACGCTTTGGAAATTTATGTCGACGATGATCGCATCGTCCTTAAAAAGTACAAGCCTAACATGACTTGTCATGTTACGGGGGAAGTTTCAGATGAGAATTTGAAACTGGCGAATGGCAACCTGGTGCTAAGTAAAGAGGGCGCCCAAATGTTACTGCACGAACTGCAAGACAACCTAAAATAAATAATTATAGAGATAAATAATTAGACGATTGACTGGTTAATAGAGAAATCAAAAAGACATATGTTCTAAACGAACCCCTTGCTGTCCACAGGCCTGACAGTAAGGGGTTTTTTATTGAAATGCTGTTCAGTTGGATTCCCCATCGACGTGATAAGCTTGATAGACATCCCGTTTCGGAAGCTTACGGTCTAAAGCCGTTTGCTTAATAGCTTGTTTGTTTTTCAACCCTTCTTTTTCCATATAGTGCACGACGTGATCGATCAATGATAAGTGTGCCCACCAGTACTCTTCCTCATGCTCCCCTTCTTCTGCACCTTCTAATAGAACACAAAACTCTCCCCGCAGTTCCCCTTCATTTGCCCATGCTGCCAATTCTTCTAAACTTCCTCGCACATACTCTTCGAAACGTTTCGATAATTCCCGGGCCAATGTCGCCTTGCGTGGACCGAAGTGTTCTTGAAGATGCGCCAGCATG
Coding sequences within:
- a CDS encoding AbrB/MazE/SpoVT family DNA-binding domain-containing protein produces the protein MKSTGIVRKVDELGRVVIPIELRRTLGINEKDALEIYVDDDRIVLKKYKPNMTCHVTGEVSDENLKLANGNLVLSKEGAQMLLHELQDNLK